The following nucleotide sequence is from Erythrobacter aurantius.
TACCGTCACCATGCAGCAATTGATCGAGGCCGGCGCACACTTCGGCCACCAGACCCACCGCTGGAACCCGCGGATGAAGCCGTACATCTTCGGCGCCCGCAACGGTGTTCACATCATCGACCTGTCGCAGACCGTGCCGCTGTTCGCGCGCGCGCTCGATTTCGTCGAGCAGACTGTCCGCGCAGGCGGCAAGGTGCTGTTCGTCGGCACCAAGCGTCAGGCGCAGGAGCCGATCGCCGAAGCAGCCCGCATGTCGGGCCAGCACTTCGTCAACCACCGCTGGCTGGGCGGCATGCTCACCAACTGGAAGACGATCAGCGGTTCGATCAAGCGTCTCAAGACCCTTGAAGAGCAGCTTTCGGGCGACACCAGCGGCTTCACCAAGAAGGAAGTCCTCCAGCTCACCCGTGAGCGTGACAAGCTCGAACTCTCGCTCGGCGGTATCCGTGACATGGGCGGCATTCCGGACGTGATGTTCGTGATCGACGCCAACAAGGAAGACCTCGCCATCAAGGAAGCAGCCGTGCTCGGCATTCCGGTGATCGCGGTGCTCGACACCAACACCGATCCGACCGGCATCGCATTCCCGGTTCCGGGTAATGACGATGCGGCGCGTGCGGTGCGTCTGTACTGCCAGGCGATCGGCGATGCCGCCATCGCGGGCAAGGGCGGCGCGGTGCAGGCCTCGGGCGAAGATTTCGGCGCGATGGAAACTCCGCCGGCTGAACCGACCGCTGAAGCTCCGGCTGAAGAAGCGACTGCTGAAGAAGCCTGATCCGTTTCGTAATGCGGCGCGCGCAACCCGCGCGTCACAATTGAAGACTAGCGCGCCGGGCATCCGCAACCCATTCTTGGGCGGTCCCGGCGCCCAAAACCCTATTAGAAGGAATTTCCCATGGCCGATTTCACCGTCGCCGATGTGAAGAAGCTGCGCGAAAAGACCGGCGCAGGTATGATGGACGCCAAGAAGGCGCTCGCCGAAGCAGGGGGCGATATCGAAGCCGCCGTTGACGCTCTGCGCGCCAAGGGCCTCGCCACCGCTCAGAAGAAGTCGAGCCGCACCGCGGCTGAAGGCCTCGTCGGCGTCGCCGTCGAAGGCACCGCTGGCGTGGCTGTCGAAGTCAACTCGGAAACCGACTTCGTCGCCAAGAACGACAAGTTCCAGGATTTCGTCCGCAAGACCACCGCTGCGGCGCTGACGATCGACAGCGACGACGTCGAAGCGCTCAAGGGCGCTGCCTATCCCGACGGCGGCACCGTTGGCGACAAGCTGACCGACAACGTCGCCACCATCGGCGAAAACCAGCAGATCCGTCGCATCAAGACCGTTTCGGTCGGCTCGGGCGCGGTCGTTTCCTACGTCCACAACGCCGCTGCCGAAGGCCTCGGCAAGATCGGCGTTCTCGTCGCGCTTGAGAGCGATCTGGCTGCCGACGTGCTCGAACCGTTCGGCAAGCAGCTGGCCATGCACATCGCTTCGATGTTCCCGATGGCTCTGAACGCCGAAGGGCTGGACCCCGAAGTGATCGCGCGTGAACGTGCAATCGCTGCGGAAAAGGCTGCCGAAAGCGGCAAGCCGGCCGAAGTGCAGGCCAAGATGGTCGATGGCGCAATTGCCAAGTTCGCCAAGGAAAACGCGCTGCTCAGCCAGATGTTCGTGATGGACAACAAGAGCACCGTCGAAGCCGTGGTTGCCAAGTTCGGCAAGGACAACGGCGGCAGCGTGCAGCTGACCGACTACGTCCGCTTCCAGCTGGGCGAAGGCATCGAGAAGGAAGAAAGTGACTTTGCCGCAGAAGTGGCAGCCGCTGTCGCTGGCTAAGTCCTAACCGACTTCAAACAAAATAAAAGGCCGGCGCAGGAAGACCTGCGGCGGCCTTTTTCATTGCGCGGCCAAGGACAGCGCAACGACCTCGCCATCGCGCAGCACCGATAGCACGCGGGCGGTGTCTGCGGGACGATCCTCGATCAGCCACCGCATCGCCTCACATTGCTGCGCGGGATCGGTCAGCGCGCGTCCGTCAATCGCCGCCACCTCGTCGCCCAGCCTCAATCCAGCCTGCTCGGCAGGGGAGCCTGCGTAGAGTTGCACCACCCTGGCCGTGCCATCGATCATGCTGATCGCATAGCCGGGATGCGCCTTGGGCGTCGCCGGGTGCGAGCGCTCACGCAGCAGCATCCGCTTGCCGGGATAATCGAGCGTCACGTCGTAGCGGTCGAGCATCCCCAGACCGATCAACGTGGGCGGCGCATTGCGGGTGGTCGCAGGAAGGGTGGGGAAAGGCGCGCCGATTGTGAAGCCTGACAGGTTAAATCGCCGCAGGTCGGTCACGGCCCCCGCGCCGCCTGCCGAAACACCTTGCGAGCCGCGCCCCTTTGCCATGCTGCCGGAAACAAGCGCCTTCTGCACCTGCTCGTCGCCGAGCACCCGCTCGAACAGCGTCACCGTGTCCGAACTCCCGGTATCGAAAAGCGCGCGGTCGCGGAAGCTGCCGAAGCTGTAGGCGAACACCGGCGCGTAGGGGTAGCCGCCGATGAAAAGCTCGGATTCGAACGGGGCGGGTCCGGTGTCCTCTAGATCGATGTCCCCGAGCGAGGCTGCGATCCTCAATTCCTGCGCCTCGGCGTCAAAGTGCCATACGCTTCCGGGGAATATCTCCGACCCGATAACCCCGCCATCGAAGAAGCAGCGCCCCGGATCGGCGGCGCTGAAGTCGGCGATCAGGACCGGGACATCGGTGAAAGTCAGCCCGCCGATGGTCAACCGCTCGACCAACGCGATATCGGTCGTCACCGCGCGCCCATTGGCGTCGCGCCCGGTGTTGGTTCCGATCACCTTGAGGTTGAGCGTCTCGGCAAATGCGCGCGAGATCAGAGTCGGTGAGCCGGTATCGAAAACGAAGCTGCGCTCCTCGCCGTTGACGCCCGCGCGGATGGCGTATTTGCCCATATGTGGGACCAGCGCGATAGTCTCGACCGTGTTGGCGCGCTCGACGGTAACCGGGCGCTGTATGGCGGCAGCGGCCTCGGGCGCCATCTGCGCCTGCGCGGTAGGCGGAATGATCAGAACCGCCAATAGTGCCAAACCAGACCAAACGCGATGCATCATCCCAATCTCTCCACCCAAGATGCGCAGGCGTAAATAGGGCCGAGGGCTGAACCGGAGCTGACCTTGAGCGATCTATGATCTCAGGTGGCGGGCCGCAGCTCCACTACCCAGATTTCCGGCTGGGTGAACAGGCGGATCGGCAGCAGGCTGGTGCCAAGCCCGGCTGTCGTTACCAGCGTCTTGCCATGCAATTGCTTCACTCCGCAGGCGTAAGTCTCGCCATAGTCGGACATGGTCGCGGGCGATCCGCCCCAGGGGTAGGCGATCTGCCCGCAATGGGTGTGCCCGGCCAGCACCAGATCGGCACCGACCGGGACCGACGGGAAGATGTCCGGGCTGTGCGACAGCCAGATGCGCGGGCCGTTCAGGGGCAGAAGTGCCGCCTGTGTCCTTGCGACATCGGCCTGCCCGGTGAAATCATCATCCACCCCGCCGATGGCGACCGGGCCGAGCTGCGCGGCCTCGTTCTCCAGCAAGGTGACGTTGCGCAGGCGTTGGAGCTGCGTCTTCAACGCAGGCCAGTCGAACCAGTGATCGTGATTGCCCGGCACCACGACGATACCGTGCCTTGCCTGCAATGCCGCGAGCGGAGCGATGGTTTCGGCGGCGGAATAGTGCCGGGTCGCGCTGCGCTTCTCACTGATGAAATCGCCGGCGATGGCGACCAGATCGGGCCGCGTCGCGTTGATCTGTGCGACGATCCGTTCCAGCCGTTCTGGCGGCATGTCCGGCCCGGCCACGTGGATGTCGGCAATGAAGGCGATGGCGAAGGGCGGTGATCCGGCGGGGAGGCGCTCGCTTTCGATCACCAGTCGCTCGATCACGGGATCGCGCATGGTGTCGTGCCACGCCTTGGCCGCAAGAATGATGGTCAGCAGCACGCCAAGGGCCAGCAGGGTTCTGACCCAAGGGCTGCGCATCAGGGCCACGATGAATGCGTTCATGTCATGCCTTTGCCGGGGAAGCGCCTGCGATAGCAATGCGGGACGCGCGATTTTCCTACTTCGCCGGGCTGCGGTATTGCACGGGCGGTTCTTTCACATCGTCGGGTTCAAGCCGTGCGGCTGCCGGGGTCGGCTTTTTCGGAAAGTCACACCGCGTTTGCGTAAGTAGCGGAAAAGAATATGAAATAGGGGAAATCTATTTTTTCAAAGCACCGGCTTCGGTGTTCCACACAAGCCTCCTCACATCGCTTCTGACCGGCTGATCGCATCGCCTTCCGGAGGCAGGGAGAACACCATTCCGTCTTCGCCGACGACGATCTCCCCGTCGAACATGTCCGGCGCATCGCCGAGGAAAGCGGGATAGATGAAAGCGTTGGGGATTGGTGGGACGAGGTGGGAAAGCACCAGCATTTTCGCCCCGGCGGTCTGCGCGCTGGTCGCGGCATCCTCGGGCGATGCGTGATAGTCGAGGATGTCGCGGGTGATGGTTGCGACATTGGTGTTCCCCGCAGAATCGAGCGCGGTGGTCATGTGACCGACCAGCTTGGGTTGCAGGGCATCGTGGACGATTATGTCGGCGCCCTTGGCCACTTGTTCGAGCAGGGGGCTGCGCGCCGCATCGCCGCTGATGACGACGGATCGGCCCTTGTAGTCGAAGCGATAGCCGACAGCAGGGGCGACCGGATCATGATCGACAAGGAACGCGGTGATCGTCAGGCCGCCGCGATCCAGAACGGTGACGGGACCGTCCGCGATCTCGAACGGGTTGGCGACAAGGCCGCCGCCGGTTTCGGGCACAATCTCCACCCCGTGATGGGCGATGCGATAGCTGTGGTCGAGCGCGTAGGCTTCGTTGAAGCCGTTGACGAGCCGTTCCAGACCCTGCGGCCCGATCACCGGAAGCGGCACGGTGCTGGCTCTTTGCGTCCAGTACATCAGCGCAAGCGGGCCGATGCCATCGACATGGTCGGAATGGTAATGGGTCAGCAGCAGCGCATCGAGCGTCGTGATGTCGAAGCCGATGAGGTTGATGTTGCGTGAGCCGCCTTCGCCGATGTCGACGACAAACGCCTGATCGCCGGCAATCACAAGATTGCACGGCCCCGCGCGGTCGGGATTGGGCAGGGGAGACCCCGTGCCGCACAGGATCAGGTGCAGGCCATCGTCAAGCTCAAGTCCCGGCGCAGCGATGCGATCTGCAGCGACGCTGGCGAACAGCCGCTCGCCCAGCTGGCGCTGAAACACTGTCGCTGCAACACCTGCGAGCACCACTACAGCCAGCAGCGCCAGTATGATCCGTTTTGCCATTTGCCCGTCTCCCCCTTGATCTTTCCCCTTTGCGCGCCAATCACAGCTTGTCTAAGGGGACCTCACCTCACAACCAATCGGACGTATCTCACCCATGCCTATGCCCCAGATCAAGCGCGTTCTTCTCAAACTCTCGGGCGAGGTGCTGATGGGGGAACAGGAATACGGGATCGACCCGGCCTATGTCGCGCGGCTGGCCGAAGAGGTGAAGGCGGCCAAGGACAGCGGGATCGAGGTCTGCCTGGTGATCGGCGGGGGCAACATCTTCCGCGGGATCAGCGCCGCTGCCAAGGGGCTGGACCGCACCACCGGCGATTACATGGGGATGCTGGCAACGGTGATGAACGCGCTGGCAATGCAGAACGCTCTGGAACAGCTGGGCGTCCAGACGCGGGTGCAGAGCGCGATCCCGATGTCGTCCGTGTGCGAGCCTTACATCCGCAGGCGCGCTGAACGGCACCTTGAAAAAGGACGGATCGTGATCTTCGCCGCGGGAACGGGCAACCCGTTTTTCACCACCGATACCGGCGCTGCGTTGCGGGCAGCCGAAATGAACTGCGATGCGCTGCTAAAGGGCACCAGCGTTGACGGGGTCTATGACAGCGATCCCAAGCACAACCCCGACGCCACCCGGTTTGAAACCATCACATACGACCACGTGCTGTCGCAAAACCTCAAGGTGATGGATGCCACCGCAGTCGCGCTTTGCCGAGAGAACGACATTCCGATAGTGGTCTTTTCCATCCGTGAAAAAGGCAACGTGGCCCGCGTCCTTTCCGGCGAGGGCACACAGACGATTGTACAGAAGGACTGAATACCGATGCCGCAATATGACAAGGCCGATATCGAACGCCGCATGAAAGGCGCTGTCGAATCCCTCAAGGGCGACCTTTCGGGCCTGCGCACCGGCCGCGCGAACACCAGCCTGCTCGATCCGGTTATGGTCGAAGTCTATGGCGCGATGATGCCGCTCAATCAGGTCGCGACCGTTTCCGCGCCGGAGCCGCGCATGCTGAGCGTGCAGGTGTGGGACAAATCGAACCTGATCGCCGTCGAAAAGGGCATTGCCAAGGCCAACCTCGGCCTCAATCCGATGATCGACGGCCAGACGCTTCGCCTGCCGATGCCCGACCTGACCGAGGAACGCCGCAAGGATTTGGCAAAGCTTGCAGGGCAATATGCCGAACAGGCAAAGATCGCGATCCGCAACGTGCGTCGCGATGGGATGGAAGCGTTGAAGAACGACGAGAAGAAGAAGGAAATCTCCGAGGACGAACGCAAGCGGATGGAAGACGAAGTCCAGAAGCTGACTGACAAATATGTCGCGGAAACCGACGAGGCAGCCGCCAAGAAAGAACAGGAAATCCTGACCCAGTAAGGGCGGGTTTTCGGGCAGGGGAGACCGAATGGGCGCTGGCCCCGTGAAATCAGACGCGCGCTCCGAAGGCGGTGCGCGGCATGTTGCCATCATCATGGATGGCAACGGTCGCTGGGCCAAGAAGCGCGCTTTGCCGCGTGCCGTCGGTCATCAACGCGGGGTCGAAGCCGTGCGCCGTCTGGTGCGCGGGCTCGAGCCAATGGGGCTGGACTGCCTGACGCTCTATGCGTTCAGTTCGGAAAACTGGAAACGTTCCGAGGACGAAGTCGACGATCTGATGAACCTGATGCGCAAGTTCATCAAATCGGACCTCGCCGAATTCGTCGCCAATAATGTGAAGCTCAAGATAATCGGCGACTGGCAATCGCTCGCCCCTGATATTGTCGCCATGCTCGAAGACGCATTGGCACAGACCGCGAATGGCAGTCAGACGCTGGCAGTGGCTCTGAATTACGGGGCGCAGAACGAAATCGCGCGTGCAGCGGCAAAGGCTGCTCAGGCGGGAGAGGTTACCCCGCAAACGATCGAGCAGCATCTCGACACGCATGATCTGCCGCCGCTCGATCTGCTGATCCGCACCAGTGGAGAAATCCGCTTGTCGAACTTCCTGCTGTGGCAGGCGGCCTATGCCGAAATGCTTTTCGTCGATACGCTGTGGCCGGATTTCAAGCCCGAGCATCTGGCTCAGGCGCTTGATGATTTTGCGCGAAGGGAGCGCCGCTATGGTGGACGTTGACAGCCAGATTGACGCAACGCCGCCTTCATCGGGTGGCATGGGCGATCTGCTGGTGCGCTTTGTTTCGGCCGTAGCATTCGCCGGTGCGGCGATGATCGCGCTGTGGCTGGGTGGTTGGTTCTGGGTCGGCTTTGTGGTGTTGCTCGCTGGGTTGGTGCTGTGGGAATGGAACGCCATTGTCAGCAAGTTCGGCATTTCCGCAGCTGGCGAAATCGCGTGGCAGTTTATCGGGGCGCTCTATGTCGGGGCGGCGGCGCTTGCCATGGTGCAGGTGCGTTTCAATTACGACATGATCACGGTGATGGTCGTGTTCATCGCCCCGATCGTCGCAGTCGACGTTGGCGCCTATTTCTCTGGCAGGCTGATCGGAGGGCCGCGCATTCTTCCCTCCGTCAGCCCGTCAAAGACATGGGCGGGATTGTTGGGCGGCGCATTGGCTGCATCGCTCGTCTGCATCGGGGCCGAATTCTACGACATCGGGCCGGGGGGCTATATCCCTGGCTTTGATCTCACCGGCCTGGGCAGCGCGATCACCACGGGATGCCTGATCGCGGTTATCGCCCAAAGCGGTGATTTCTTCGAAAGCTGGATGAAACGCCGCGCTGGCGTGAAGGATTCGGGCAGCATCATGCCGGGGCATGGCGGCATCTTTGACCGGCTCGACGGATTTATCGCCGTGTTCTTCATCCTGTTTCTGATGGCGGTGGTTCCCGCCTATCTGCAACAGGTGTGACAATGGCGCGGACGCTTTCACTCCTTGGTGCAACCGGATCGATCGGCGCTTCGACGCTGGACCTGATCCGACACAATCGGGGTGATTGGCAGGTGGAGGCTCTCACCGCCAATTGTAGCGCGAAGGAGCTCGCGGCACTTGCCATCGAGTTCGACGCGAAGATCGCTGTGGTGGGCGAGGAAAGCTGTCTCGACGACCTGCGAAGCGCGCTTGAGGGTACGGGGATTGAGGCGGCGGGTGGGGCACAGGCGCTTTGCGAAGCCGCGGCCCGGCCTGTCGATATGACGGTTGCCGCGATTGTCGGTTGCGCGGGGCTGGCGCCGACTATGGCCGCTGTCGAGCGCGGCGGGACGATTGCACTCGCCAACAAGGAAGCGCTGGTTTCGGCAGGCGAAATCCTGAAATCGGCGGTCGAACGTGCCGGGGCGACGCTGTTGCCGACCGATTCCGAACACAACGCGATTTTCCAGTGCCTCGCCGGAAACGATATCGCGCAGGTCAGGCGGATCATCCTCACGGCCAGCGGTGGGCCGTTCCGCACGCTGGATGCGCAAGCGCTCAAA
It contains:
- a CDS encoding metallophosphoesterase, which codes for MNAFIVALMRSPWVRTLLALGVLLTIILAAKAWHDTMRDPVIERLVIESERLPAGSPPFAIAFIADIHVAGPDMPPERLERIVAQINATRPDLVAIAGDFISEKRSATRHYSAAETIAPLAALQARHGIVVVPGNHDHWFDWPALKTQLQRLRNVTLLENEAAQLGPVAIGGVDDDFTGQADVARTQAALLPLNGPRIWLSHSPDIFPSVPVGADLVLAGHTHCGQIAYPWGGSPATMSDYGETYACGVKQLHGKTLVTTAGLGTSLLPIRLFTQPEIWVVELRPAT
- a CDS encoding MBL fold metallo-hydrolase, which encodes MAKRIILALLAVVVLAGVAATVFQRQLGERLFASVAADRIAAPGLELDDGLHLILCGTGSPLPNPDRAGPCNLVIAGDQAFVVDIGEGGSRNINLIGFDITTLDALLLTHYHSDHVDGIGPLALMYWTQRASTVPLPVIGPQGLERLVNGFNEAYALDHSYRIAHHGVEIVPETGGGLVANPFEIADGPVTVLDRGGLTITAFLVDHDPVAPAVGYRFDYKGRSVVISGDAARSPLLEQVAKGADIIVHDALQPKLVGHMTTALDSAGNTNVATITRDILDYHASPEDAATSAQTAGAKMLVLSHLVPPIPNAFIYPAFLGDAPDMFDGEIVVGEDGMVFSLPPEGDAISRSEAM
- the uppS gene encoding polyprenyl diphosphate synthase translates to MGAGPVKSDARSEGGARHVAIIMDGNGRWAKKRALPRAVGHQRGVEAVRRLVRGLEPMGLDCLTLYAFSSENWKRSEDEVDDLMNLMRKFIKSDLAEFVANNVKLKIIGDWQSLAPDIVAMLEDALAQTANGSQTLAVALNYGAQNEIARAAAKAAQAGEVTPQTIEQHLDTHDLPPLDLLIRTSGEIRLSNFLLWQAAYAEMLFVDTLWPDFKPEHLAQALDDFARRERRYGGR
- the frr gene encoding ribosome recycling factor, which codes for MPQYDKADIERRMKGAVESLKGDLSGLRTGRANTSLLDPVMVEVYGAMMPLNQVATVSAPEPRMLSVQVWDKSNLIAVEKGIAKANLGLNPMIDGQTLRLPMPDLTEERRKDLAKLAGQYAEQAKIAIRNVRRDGMEALKNDEKKKEISEDERKRMEDEVQKLTDKYVAETDEAAAKKEQEILTQ
- the pyrH gene encoding UMP kinase, translating into MPMPQIKRVLLKLSGEVLMGEQEYGIDPAYVARLAEEVKAAKDSGIEVCLVIGGGNIFRGISAAAKGLDRTTGDYMGMLATVMNALAMQNALEQLGVQTRVQSAIPMSSVCEPYIRRRAERHLEKGRIVIFAAGTGNPFFTTDTGAALRAAEMNCDALLKGTSVDGVYDSDPKHNPDATRFETITYDHVLSQNLKVMDATAVALCRENDIPIVVFSIREKGNVARVLSGEGTQTIVQKD
- the rpsB gene encoding 30S ribosomal protein S2, which translates into the protein MAATTVTMQQLIEAGAHFGHQTHRWNPRMKPYIFGARNGVHIIDLSQTVPLFARALDFVEQTVRAGGKVLFVGTKRQAQEPIAEAARMSGQHFVNHRWLGGMLTNWKTISGSIKRLKTLEEQLSGDTSGFTKKEVLQLTRERDKLELSLGGIRDMGGIPDVMFVIDANKEDLAIKEAAVLGIPVIAVLDTNTDPTGIAFPVPGNDDAARAVRLYCQAIGDAAIAGKGGAVQASGEDFGAMETPPAEPTAEAPAEEATAEEA
- a CDS encoding aspartyl protease family protein, which produces MMHRVWSGLALLAVLIIPPTAQAQMAPEAAAAIQRPVTVERANTVETIALVPHMGKYAIRAGVNGEERSFVFDTGSPTLISRAFAETLNLKVIGTNTGRDANGRAVTTDIALVERLTIGGLTFTDVPVLIADFSAADPGRCFFDGGVIGSEIFPGSVWHFDAEAQELRIAASLGDIDLEDTGPAPFESELFIGGYPYAPVFAYSFGSFRDRALFDTGSSDTVTLFERVLGDEQVQKALVSGSMAKGRGSQGVSAGGAGAVTDLRRFNLSGFTIGAPFPTLPATTRNAPPTLIGLGMLDRYDVTLDYPGKRMLLRERSHPATPKAHPGYAISMIDGTARVVQLYAGSPAEQAGLRLGDEVAAIDGRALTDPAQQCEAMRWLIEDRPADTARVLSVLRDGEVVALSLAAQ
- the tsf gene encoding translation elongation factor Ts — protein: MADFTVADVKKLREKTGAGMMDAKKALAEAGGDIEAAVDALRAKGLATAQKKSSRTAAEGLVGVAVEGTAGVAVEVNSETDFVAKNDKFQDFVRKTTAAALTIDSDDVEALKGAAYPDGGTVGDKLTDNVATIGENQQIRRIKTVSVGSGAVVSYVHNAAAEGLGKIGVLVALESDLAADVLEPFGKQLAMHIASMFPMALNAEGLDPEVIARERAIAAEKAAESGKPAEVQAKMVDGAIAKFAKENALLSQMFVMDNKSTVEAVVAKFGKDNGGSVQLTDYVRFQLGEGIEKEESDFAAEVAAAVAG
- a CDS encoding phosphatidate cytidylyltransferase, producing MVDVDSQIDATPPSSGGMGDLLVRFVSAVAFAGAAMIALWLGGWFWVGFVVLLAGLVLWEWNAIVSKFGISAAGEIAWQFIGALYVGAAALAMVQVRFNYDMITVMVVFIAPIVAVDVGAYFSGRLIGGPRILPSVSPSKTWAGLLGGALAASLVCIGAEFYDIGPGGYIPGFDLTGLGSAITTGCLIAVIAQSGDFFESWMKRRAGVKDSGSIMPGHGGIFDRLDGFIAVFFILFLMAVVPAYLQQV